A portion of the Actomonas aquatica genome contains these proteins:
- a CDS encoding sensor histidine kinase → MGTSQRAPAKGDYYSMLAFAGTGLGAFTSFVFISNIHGEAWRLAVTFLLGTIYILIGTFSYRFDDENTRRQSAVFALQVTLVLIIVYVSPIRGFFGIIALPLASQAVFIFPRLVALACGIGIYLAATGVFWMLYGFDVYREVLVSYSPAYLFTMVFSYVTQNALLAREHAMALSNQLEAANAQLRAQAAQAEELATTRERNRLAREIHDGVGHYLTVINIQLEAARSICTKDPAKAALAVEKAARLSREALDDVRRSVGTLRTDNQLPPLAEAIRNLTTDAGLPVELTIAGEPRRLPTAAEHALYRAAQEGLTNVRKHARASRAALALDFSHDAHIRLSVEDDGQGAASTPSSDGFGLQGMRERIGLLGGQVTAGPRPAGGFTLTVEVPV, encoded by the coding sequence ATGGGAACTTCGCAACGTGCCCCCGCCAAAGGTGACTACTACAGCATGCTGGCTTTCGCCGGCACCGGCTTGGGCGCGTTCACGTCCTTCGTCTTCATCAGCAACATTCACGGCGAAGCCTGGCGTCTGGCCGTCACCTTCCTGCTCGGCACGATCTACATTCTGATTGGAACGTTCTCCTACCGCTTCGATGACGAGAACACCCGCCGACAATCCGCCGTCTTCGCCCTGCAGGTTACGCTCGTGCTCATTATCGTCTACGTGAGCCCGATCCGCGGCTTCTTCGGCATCATCGCCCTGCCCCTCGCCAGCCAAGCCGTCTTCATCTTCCCGCGACTCGTCGCGCTCGCCTGTGGCATTGGCATCTACCTCGCCGCCACCGGCGTGTTTTGGATGCTCTACGGCTTCGATGTCTATCGTGAGGTGCTCGTTTCCTACAGCCCGGCCTACCTGTTCACCATGGTGTTTTCCTACGTTACCCAAAACGCCCTGCTCGCCCGCGAACACGCCATGGCTCTCAGCAACCAACTCGAGGCCGCCAACGCCCAACTCCGCGCCCAGGCCGCCCAGGCCGAGGAACTCGCCACCACCCGCGAACGCAACCGCCTCGCCCGCGAGATCCACGACGGCGTCGGCCACTACCTCACCGTCATCAACATCCAACTCGAGGCCGCCCGCTCCATCTGCACCAAAGACCCCGCCAAGGCCGCCCTCGCCGTCGAAAAAGCCGCCCGTCTCAGCCGCGAAGCCCTCGACGATGTGCGCCGCTCCGTCGGCACCCTGCGCACCGACAACCAACTCCCGCCCCTCGCCGAGGCCATTCGCAACCTCACGACCGACGCCGGTCTGCCCGTCGAACTCACCATCGCCGGCGAACCCCGCCGCCTCCCCACCGCCGCCGAACACGCCCTCTACCGCGCCGCCCAGGAGGGCCTCACCAACGTGCGCAAACACGCCCGCGCGTCCCGCGCCGCCCTCGCCCTCGACTTCTCCCACGACGCCCACATCCGCCTCTCCGTCGAGGACGACGGCCAGGGCGCCGCCTCCACGCCCTCCTCCGATGGCTTCGGCCTGCAGGGCATGCGCGAACGCATCGGTCTCCTCGGTGGCCAAGTCACAGCCGGGCCTCGACCCGCCGGCGGTTTTACCCTCACCGTCGAAGTGCCCGTATGA
- a CDS encoding tetratricopeptide repeat protein gives MHKYILSFLLLAATVFAEDPAPAADLPLPEQAAAALEAGETKDAVKLYEKAIKASPDDAQLQTDYAQALGVRIGQVNFMAQGFIASKMLKAYERSVEIDPDHLTGWIGLCRYYLNAPAIAGGSADKAETYAKEVHQRVAWLGEVELGLVAEKRGDLDAAKTHFEAALAAKPGYPEATKALERIAAKSTE, from the coding sequence ATGCACAAATACATCCTCTCCTTCCTCCTTCTTGCCGCCACCGTCTTCGCCGAAGACCCGGCTCCCGCCGCCGACTTGCCGCTCCCCGAACAGGCCGCCGCCGCCCTCGAGGCCGGTGAGACCAAGGACGCCGTCAAACTCTACGAGAAGGCGATCAAAGCCTCCCCCGACGACGCCCAACTCCAAACCGACTACGCCCAGGCCCTCGGCGTGCGCATCGGCCAGGTCAACTTCATGGCCCAGGGTTTCATCGCCTCCAAGATGCTCAAGGCCTACGAGCGCTCCGTCGAAATTGATCCCGACCACCTCACGGGTTGGATCGGCCTCTGCCGCTACTACCTCAACGCTCCGGCCATCGCCGGCGGCAGCGCCGACAAGGCCGAGACTTACGCCAAGGAGGTCCACCAGCGCGTGGCGTGGCTCGGCGAAGTGGAACTCGGTCTCGTCGCCGAAAAACGCGGAGACCTCGACGCCGCCAAGACCCACTTCGAAGCCGCCCTCGCCGCCAAGCCCGGCTACCCGGAAGCGACCAAGGCGCTCGAACGCATCGCGGCCAAATCCACCGAGTAA
- a CDS encoding MotA/TolQ/ExbB proton channel family protein, translated as MRSLLSSGLVAVVTTAVLLLILHFTLPAEAWFRAFLFERSPVQWLSIAMFVFGADILVRKARRLSREQADLSAAAWQDYPETTGSWVRRRIAALFKLSAQHSPSFCREAARDLSDEDTQALNDSYTLPADVIGLLPLVGFFGTVWGLSAGLYNNFVLQGEDSTDSFANAIGTAFDTTLLALFLTITLSIAQSLLRRAEQTLLGKLDRHVESALLKVDATGSSPVPASNDPRVWLDELGIDPAELISYFRQKLGTMATDLAALSTTNEKLTAAIAELNTTTASAAAATADRPAPPDPTPQLTALVTATEAATAAARAQLDRLSALQASFDQTQAADATAREQHLAALTDIAAKLEAAREQATSAQADLRAALEQGHGQLSQTVTAASEDITAQLKLAAQDQAAALAALQEATHAADQRTHDLLTRPKSFTITEGPARDHDAKA; from the coding sequence ATGAGATCTTTGCTCTCCTCCGGCCTCGTCGCGGTCGTCACCACGGCGGTCCTGCTCCTCATCCTGCATTTCACCCTGCCCGCCGAGGCTTGGTTCCGCGCCTTCCTTTTCGAGCGCAGCCCCGTCCAATGGCTCAGCATCGCCATGTTTGTCTTCGGGGCCGACATCCTCGTGCGCAAAGCCCGCCGCCTCTCCCGCGAACAGGCCGACCTCTCCGCCGCCGCTTGGCAGGACTACCCGGAGACCACCGGTTCCTGGGTCCGCCGCCGCATCGCCGCCCTCTTTAAACTCAGCGCCCAACACTCGCCGTCCTTCTGCCGCGAGGCCGCCCGCGACCTCTCCGACGAAGACACCCAGGCCCTCAACGACAGCTACACCCTCCCCGCCGACGTCATCGGCCTGCTCCCGCTCGTGGGCTTCTTCGGCACCGTCTGGGGCCTCTCCGCCGGTCTCTACAACAACTTCGTGCTCCAGGGGGAAGACAGCACCGACTCCTTCGCCAACGCCATCGGCACCGCCTTCGACACCACGCTGCTCGCGCTCTTTCTCACCATCACCCTCTCCATCGCGCAAAGCCTCCTGCGCCGCGCCGAACAAACCTTGCTCGGCAAACTCGACCGCCACGTCGAATCCGCCCTCCTCAAAGTCGACGCCACCGGCAGCTCACCCGTGCCCGCCTCCAACGACCCGCGCGTCTGGCTCGACGAACTCGGCATCGATCCCGCCGAACTCATCAGCTACTTCCGCCAAAAACTCGGCACCATGGCGACCGACCTCGCCGCCCTCTCCACCACCAACGAGAAACTCACCGCCGCCATCGCCGAGCTCAATACGACCACCGCCAGCGCCGCCGCCGCGACCGCCGACCGCCCCGCGCCGCCCGATCCCACGCCCCAACTCACCGCCCTCGTCACCGCGACCGAAGCCGCTACCGCCGCCGCCCGCGCCCAACTCGACCGGCTCAGCGCCCTGCAGGCCTCCTTTGATCAAACCCAGGCCGCCGACGCCACCGCCCGCGAGCAACACCTCGCCGCCCTCACCGACATCGCCGCCAAACTCGAAGCCGCCCGCGAGCAGGCGACCTCCGCCCAAGCCGATCTCCGCGCCGCCCTCGAGCAGGGTCACGGCCAGCTCAGCCAAACCGTGACCGCCGCCAGCGAGGACATCACCGCCCAACTCAAGCTCGCCGCCCAGGACCAAGCCGCCGCCCTCGCCGCCTTGCAGGAAGCGACCCACGCCGCCGACCAGCGCACCCACGATCTGCTCACCCGCCCCAAGTCCTTCACCATCACCGAAGGCCCGGCGCGCGACCATGACGCGAAGGCGTAA
- a CDS encoding ADOP family duplicated permease — MNAVLHDLHTALRQLRRAPGFATLAILMLATGLGATITAYSLFHSIVLQPLPYPEPERLVVLRALNTSKAIDQEGVSATDLRDFQDRTTSFAALGGYRPNFAAYNPTDGDPAQWVTSLVTGGLFDALRPTPQLGRLFSPDEFSFAAERTVIISDAAWERYFNRRPDILNTTVLLDDQPHTVIGIMPATFREPAFVDAWLPFPAESPEYFARDSRYWTAIGRLAPDANPAVAATEIESLSHDLAREYPDSNRDWSATTRSLLEQRVTAMRSGLLLLLGTVALVLLIVCANLANLLLARALAKLPELGIRLSLGATASRLARVVAAESLILALIGGLLGAGFAAIALPAVAQHIPPALLPRAHEVALQPAAIGVGLAAALLCAALCALLPAWRLARANVNLWLKEGSSRGSTNPATRRWQAVLVVGQITLTVAVLAAALLLMRSLVQLQSTPTGFSPENVVLVRLAPPPSRYETNEDLARYYEDLIDAAEAVPGVRSAAVNASTPLTGITLTYPSWREGTTTDATNALDAVYAPVSPDFFTTVQLPLQRGRLLNDFDNADGAPVAVVNEAYARRMFPGRDALGQRIMIVSFMGPIYREIVGIVADTRQNNLSDAPPPQVYVPHTQMPWFFSTLLVRIERPSVVPAVRSALRAADPTLPVEPQLLEDAIAQGTTLQRLQSYLLGGFAAFALSLSAFGLYASLRFTLAQTLPEIGIRLALGATPGGIRALILGRVGKLVGTGFALGLLVAFPVSHALRAQLYGIGPADPLSYVALLLTLSLTALLTALPLAHRAARTDPTTILHSA, encoded by the coding sequence ATGAACGCCGTCCTGCACGACCTCCACACCGCCCTGCGCCAACTCCGTCGCGCCCCGGGCTTTGCCACCCTCGCCATCCTCATGCTCGCCACCGGGCTCGGCGCCACCATCACGGCTTACTCGCTGTTCCACTCCATCGTGCTGCAACCGCTCCCTTACCCGGAGCCCGAGCGCCTCGTCGTCCTGCGCGCCCTCAACACCAGCAAGGCCATCGACCAGGAGGGCGTCTCCGCCACCGATCTGCGCGACTTTCAGGACCGCACCACCAGCTTCGCCGCCCTCGGCGGTTACCGCCCCAACTTCGCCGCTTACAACCCGACCGACGGCGATCCCGCCCAATGGGTCACCAGCCTTGTCACCGGCGGCCTCTTCGACGCCCTCCGCCCCACCCCGCAGCTCGGTCGCCTCTTCTCGCCCGACGAATTCTCCTTCGCCGCCGAACGCACCGTCATCATCAGCGACGCCGCCTGGGAACGTTACTTCAACCGCCGTCCTGATATTCTGAATACGACCGTCCTGCTCGACGACCAGCCCCACACGGTCATCGGCATCATGCCCGCCACCTTCCGCGAACCCGCCTTCGTCGATGCCTGGCTGCCCTTCCCCGCCGAATCCCCTGAATACTTCGCCCGCGACTCCCGCTACTGGACCGCCATCGGCCGCCTCGCCCCCGACGCCAATCCCGCCGTCGCCGCCACCGAGATCGAATCCCTCTCCCACGACCTCGCTCGCGAATACCCCGATTCCAATCGCGATTGGTCCGCCACCACCCGTTCCCTGCTCGAGCAACGTGTCACCGCCATGCGCTCCGGCTTGCTCCTACTACTCGGCACCGTCGCCCTCGTCCTCCTCATCGTCTGCGCCAACCTCGCGAACCTCCTGCTCGCCCGCGCCCTCGCCAAACTGCCCGAGCTCGGCATCCGGCTCTCCCTCGGCGCCACCGCCTCCCGCCTCGCCCGCGTCGTCGCGGCCGAGAGCCTCATCCTTGCCCTCATCGGCGGACTCCTCGGCGCCGGTTTCGCCGCCATCGCTCTGCCCGCCGTCGCCCAACACATTCCGCCCGCCCTCCTGCCCCGCGCCCACGAGGTCGCCCTGCAACCCGCCGCCATCGGCGTGGGCCTCGCCGCCGCCCTGCTCTGCGCCGCCCTCTGCGCCCTCCTCCCCGCCTGGCGCCTCGCCCGCGCCAACGTGAACCTCTGGCTGAAGGAGGGCTCCTCCCGCGGCTCCACCAACCCCGCCACCCGCCGCTGGCAGGCCGTGCTCGTCGTCGGCCAGATCACCCTCACCGTCGCCGTGCTCGCCGCCGCCCTCCTGCTCATGCGCAGCCTCGTGCAGTTGCAGTCCACCCCCACCGGCTTCAGCCCGGAAAACGTCGTCCTCGTCCGCCTCGCCCCGCCGCCCAGCCGCTACGAGACCAACGAAGATCTCGCCCGCTACTACGAAGACTTGATCGATGCCGCCGAGGCCGTCCCCGGCGTGCGCTCCGCCGCCGTCAACGCCTCCACGCCCCTCACCGGCATCACCCTCACCTACCCGAGCTGGCGCGAAGGCACCACCACCGACGCCACCAACGCGCTCGACGCGGTCTACGCGCCGGTCAGCCCCGACTTCTTCACCACCGTGCAACTGCCCCTGCAGCGCGGTCGCCTCCTCAACGACTTCGACAACGCCGACGGTGCTCCCGTCGCCGTCGTCAACGAGGCCTACGCCCGCCGCATGTTCCCCGGCCGCGACGCCCTCGGCCAACGCATCATGATCGTTTCCTTCATGGGCCCGATCTACCGCGAGATCGTCGGCATCGTCGCCGACACCCGACAGAACAACCTCTCCGACGCCCCGCCTCCACAGGTCTACGTGCCACACACGCAGATGCCGTGGTTCTTCTCCACCCTGCTCGTCCGCATCGAACGTCCCTCCGTCGTCCCCGCCGTGCGCTCCGCCCTACGCGCCGCCGACCCCACCCTGCCGGTCGAGCCGCAACTCCTCGAAGACGCCATCGCCCAGGGCACGACCTTGCAGCGGTTGCAGAGTTACCTCCTCGGCGGATTCGCGGCCTTCGCCCTCTCGCTCTCCGCCTTTGGCCTCTACGCCAGCCTGCGTTTCACCCTCGCCCAAACCCTGCCCGAGATCGGCATCCGCCTCGCCCTCGGTGCCACCCCGGGCGGCATCCGCGCCCTCATCCTCGGCCGCGTCGGCAAACTCGTCGGCACCGGCTTCGCCCTCGGCCTGCTCGTCGCCTTCCCCGTCAGCCACGCCCTGCGCGCCCAACTCTACGGCATCGGTCCCGCCGATCCACTCAGCTACGTCGCCCTCCTCCTCACCCTGAGCCTCACCGCCCTGCTCACCGCCCTCCCCCTCGCCCACCGCGCCGCCCGCACCGACCCCACCACCATCCTCCACTCCGCCTAA
- a CDS encoding response regulator: protein MSSPSSASIRVLLVDDQALFREGLRILLEQHEQLTIVGEAADGEQAIDAARFHRPDIILMDLRMPRLNGVEATRRITAEMPDSRVIVLTTFEDDEEVYEALSAGAVGYLLKASPSERVIEAIELTAQGQSFIEPSVTAKLLNHFSRLAGQETRRAAPQPLTEPLSSRELDVLKHLATGHSNKEIAAQLGIAEGTVKNHMSNVLGKLGVLDRTQAALRARELGLI, encoded by the coding sequence ATGAGCAGTCCGTCCTCCGCCTCGATCCGCGTCCTCCTCGTTGATGACCAAGCCCTCTTCCGCGAGGGCCTGCGCATCCTGCTCGAACAACACGAGCAACTCACCATCGTTGGTGAAGCCGCCGACGGCGAACAGGCCATCGATGCCGCCCGCTTTCACCGCCCGGACATCATCCTCATGGACTTGCGCATGCCTCGCCTCAACGGCGTCGAGGCCACCCGCCGCATCACCGCCGAGATGCCCGATTCCCGCGTCATCGTGCTCACCACCTTCGAGGACGACGAAGAGGTTTACGAAGCGCTCAGCGCCGGCGCCGTCGGCTACCTGCTCAAGGCCTCCCCCAGCGAGCGCGTCATCGAAGCCATCGAGCTCACCGCCCAGGGCCAGTCGTTCATCGAGCCCTCGGTCACGGCCAAACTGCTCAACCATTTTTCCCGCCTCGCCGGCCAGGAAACCCGCCGCGCCGCGCCCCAGCCACTCACCGAGCCGCTCTCCTCGCGCGAACTCGACGTGCTCAAACACCTCGCCACCGGCCACAGCAACAAGGAGATCGCCGCCCAGCTCGGCATCGCCGAAGGCACGGTCAAAAACCACATGAGCAACGTCCTCGGCAAACTCGGCGTCCTCGACCGCACCCAAGCCGCCCTCCGCGCCCGAGAGCTCGGCCTGATCTAA
- the lnt gene encoding apolipoprotein N-acyltransferase: protein MNTAKPDIPLFPEYDNPTPPFWEQHGGWLAPAAVFVLTVLFTVVAFPPFQVPEAAYACLAPAILWAYRRPSFRLFALVTIGAQVTAWYILLWWLHHATWAGWALLAPVVGVWVGAWYLAVWWMMPRLRGQATIVRVLGVLGLAGLWVIIEWSRTWLLTGFPWLPLAASQWERSSILQIAAYAGAGGVSFVLVLMNLGFAAYGHRLFFEKHLRGLKKRSQEFFVAVFGLLVCLSVHVSESVNRHYFNQDVGRIGFVQPDVPQELKWDASQGPAIVNTLQQATATVARRNADLILWPEAVTPWAVRGDATVKAFVEEVARESHAPLLLGSIAVEGREVGEGDPEDGVWYNGAFMVDPQRGVDYDYYRKRHLVPFGEYVPMRSALGWLDKVVPLPGDFEEGSSPQPLLFNANGVTLSVGPLICYEDTYPQLARDSVKANVDLLVVLTNNGWFGRGGAAEQHAAHSVLRAVETRRPVLRIGNAGWSGWIDEFGVTRAVLRKVMRRQADGTYRPMVSTKIDEEVEGSIYFRGSAVVDVQRDVRWIGKQSFYVQHGDWFVLVALGLFTMAVMVVRNKVPDEPEPESDTSLLDDVHLLDAEKIAPRSSGTPQSPRAPEKPAEGDEGEIEKDKDKE, encoded by the coding sequence TTGAACACCGCCAAACCCGACATCCCGCTGTTTCCCGAGTATGACAACCCGACGCCCCCGTTTTGGGAGCAGCACGGTGGTTGGCTGGCACCGGCGGCGGTGTTTGTGCTGACGGTGCTGTTCACGGTGGTGGCCTTCCCGCCGTTTCAGGTGCCGGAGGCGGCTTACGCGTGTCTGGCGCCGGCGATCCTGTGGGCCTATCGGCGGCCGAGTTTCAGGTTGTTTGCGTTGGTCACCATCGGGGCGCAGGTCACGGCTTGGTATATCCTGTTGTGGTGGCTGCACCATGCGACCTGGGCGGGGTGGGCGCTGTTGGCGCCGGTGGTCGGCGTGTGGGTCGGCGCGTGGTATCTGGCGGTGTGGTGGATGATGCCGCGGCTGCGCGGACAGGCGACGATCGTGCGGGTGTTGGGCGTGCTGGGCTTGGCGGGGTTGTGGGTGATCATCGAGTGGAGCCGGACCTGGTTGCTGACCGGGTTTCCGTGGCTGCCGCTGGCGGCGAGTCAGTGGGAACGCTCGTCGATTCTGCAGATCGCGGCGTATGCGGGCGCGGGTGGCGTGTCGTTTGTGCTGGTGCTGATGAACCTCGGGTTCGCGGCTTACGGGCATCGGTTGTTTTTTGAAAAACACCTGCGGGGGCTGAAGAAGCGCAGTCAGGAGTTTTTTGTGGCGGTGTTTGGCCTGCTGGTGTGCCTGAGCGTGCACGTGTCGGAGTCGGTGAATCGCCACTACTTCAATCAGGACGTCGGGCGGATTGGTTTTGTGCAGCCGGACGTGCCGCAGGAGTTGAAGTGGGACGCGAGCCAGGGGCCGGCGATCGTGAACACCTTGCAACAGGCGACGGCCACGGTGGCGCGCCGCAACGCCGACCTGATCCTGTGGCCCGAAGCGGTGACGCCGTGGGCGGTGCGCGGTGACGCGACGGTGAAGGCGTTTGTCGAGGAGGTGGCGCGTGAGTCGCATGCGCCCTTGTTGCTGGGCTCGATCGCGGTGGAAGGCCGCGAAGTGGGCGAAGGCGATCCGGAGGACGGCGTGTGGTATAACGGCGCCTTCATGGTCGATCCGCAGCGTGGGGTGGACTACGACTACTATCGCAAACGCCACCTGGTGCCGTTTGGCGAATACGTGCCGATGCGATCGGCGTTGGGCTGGCTGGACAAGGTGGTGCCGCTGCCGGGCGATTTTGAAGAAGGCTCCTCGCCGCAGCCGCTGTTGTTTAATGCCAACGGGGTGACGCTGTCGGTGGGTCCGCTGATCTGCTACGAGGACACCTATCCGCAGCTGGCGCGCGACAGCGTGAAGGCCAACGTGGACCTGCTGGTGGTGTTGACCAACAACGGCTGGTTCGGGCGGGGCGGCGCGGCGGAGCAGCACGCGGCGCACAGTGTGTTGCGGGCGGTGGAGACGCGGCGCCCGGTGCTGCGCATCGGCAACGCGGGCTGGAGCGGCTGGATCGATGAGTTTGGCGTGACCCGCGCCGTGCTGCGCAAAGTGATGCGGCGGCAGGCGGACGGCACGTATCGACCGATGGTCTCAACCAAGATTGACGAGGAGGTGGAAGGCTCGATCTACTTCCGCGGCTCGGCGGTCGTGGATGTGCAACGCGACGTGCGTTGGATCGGGAAGCAGAGTTTTTATGTGCAGCACGGCGACTGGTTTGTGCTGGTCGCGCTCGGGCTGTTCACGATGGCGGTGATGGTGGTGCGCAACAAGGTGCCGGACGAACCGGAGCCGGAGTCCGACACCAGTCTGCTGGACGACGTGCATTTGCTCGATGCGGAGAAGATCGCGCCGCGGTCGTCGGGCACGCCGCAGTCGCCCCGCGCGCCGGAGAAACCGGCGGAGGGCGACGAAGGCGAGATCGAGAAAGATAAAGATAAGGAATAA